The genome window ACAGGAGGCTGGACGATAACCTCCTCAAACTTGTCTTCCCTTTTCAACGACTGAAAGTTTTCATATAAAATAGCAACCTTTTTTTCATTATCCCATCCTGATGGGCTGGAAGACAATGAACcacaaaagcattaaaaaaatatatatatataaaaagaactAATGTCATTGTCAACAGCACATGAGAAAAAGTCTAAATGTTTCATTAGTGAGAACACAGGCACACGTACATGAATAGGGAGTCTTTGTCCACCACCTGGGCCAGCATGTCAAAGGGAAACCCGTATAATCTATGGACCAGGTATTTATACAATAGGTCTAGATTTTTGTTTTCCTTAATTGACGTGTATAGCAGCGCTGCGCCATCTGAGAGGCCACCACTTGTCAAGGATAATATTATTGATAGAATGGCCAACGATATCTTAAAGACCCCTCTACTACCTAGCTAAGAAAAGCCATGCTCACTTCACACAAGAAAGAAAAACCTGAAACTGGTGCCTGCACATCGTTGGTACATCTAAGAAAATCTGAAAATACATTAGTTTGAAAGAATAAGGCCAGAGGAATGGCAACTGTTAGGTGAGGAAAGCAGTCGGTGAGGCAGAAGGATACACTGCAGGCAGAAGTGTCGAATGTGAGACTGGATGAAGTCAAAGTGTTCTTCCCGGTAGTCATGCTCTTTCTCTAGACTGAGAAATGTGTCACACTGCAAAGGAGGGaagtgaagagagggaaagagaatactgagagagagagagggtaagccACACAAGACAAGAATGAAAAAGAAATTGAAAGCGGAGGAAATTAGAAATAGTGTAAAACAAAATGACAGATTTTCCGTCCTTTATACACATGTATGAATAAAGAAACCATACCAATGCCACTGAAAGTATCCTTTGATAAGTTGAGTTAACAAGCCAAGTTCATTTCTTTCCCTAATGCCAGAGGTTTGACCACCTTACCTTTGTACACACCACCATAACAGGCACGCCCaggttgtgtgtgagtgtgttctctCCCAAGGGAAGCACCACACACTCCTCCTCAGCCTCCCCAGCCACGGGGTTCCTCCTCTTGGGAGAGGCGCTGTGGTCGCCCCCTGGCTCTGTGTACTCCTGGAACTGTCGGACCACTAGCGGTaggggagagggtggaagagatTCCGTTTTAGAGTGCTATTTTACCCTTTTTAATTCAAACTCAGAACAATTCATCTCGATTAACTTTATAGTTTACATCTCAAGGCTAATCAAAGTTTTAAAGAAATACTGTTGAAGTAGCTATTTCAGTCTTTAAATGTTATAAAGTAAGAACGTCTCTCTCGCAGATTCATAGACGTACATCTCTGTTCCATGTCCCTCAGTGTCTCTGGGTTGACTCGGAGCTTGTCGATGTGTTCTCGTAGCACACTGGCCCACTTCTGCAGAGAGTCCAGCACCGTCCACGGCCTGGACATGTCCACTACCAGCAGGGCCATAGTGTCGGCCATGTTCTCCCCACACACAGCAAACTTCTGGAGGCCTTTGTGGTACAGGTCACCGTCCAGAATCCATGCGTTACACATAGCATGatctgcacagacacacacagtttgGGGTCAAATCACACCAAAAAGGAGAAATTGTACCAGGCTATCGTATTGATCGCTACTGACCCATCATACACTGACACCCAAGCTATATTATGAACTCAAACAAATCATCAAACTTGATCACCTTTGTTTTCTCATTATGTCCAAAAGACACACTTACCATCGATGTCATCATCGTGAACGTTAAAGTACAGGTACTCCAGTCCTCTGCCTTTCATGTATTCTTCAACTCCCTGCAGTTTGGCTATGAGAGTGGTCTTCCCTGCCCCCGTCTCACCTGTAGCATACATGAAACACATACGTGCAGGTAAACTGCATGCTAAGCAAAACCATTCAAATCCGTTATAGCCTACTGTAGGTTACATGAGGCCTTTAGGTCAGTTgcctactgtaggctacatgaGGCCTTTAGGTCAGTTgcctactgtaggctacatgaGGCCTTTAGGTCAGTTGCCTGCTGTGGCCAGTGCTCTAGGCACAGTGCTCTAGGCCTATAAAAGTATATGATTTTGCATCAATGCAGCTATAGCTCACAAAATCAGTTAGGCCTATATGCAGGGGAGATACAataccttcagaaaatattcacacctctTCAccttattttgttgtgttacaaagtgggattaaaatggatgtaatttaaaaaaaataattaaacgatctacacaaaatattctgtaatgtcaaagtggaagaaaaattctaacatttgtcaaATAAAATATATGTTAATAAATGAAACTCTTGATtagatgtattgactcagggggttgaatacatgttagaatcacctttggcagtgattacagcagtgAGCGATTTCAGCTTAAGAATTATTCACACCTGGATTGCACAACATTTGCACATAACTATTTTTTAAgttcttcaagttctgtcaagttgattgttgatcattgctagacagacattttcaagtcttgccatagattttttaaGTGAAAactttaactaggccactcaggaacattcaatgtcatcttggtaagcaactccagtgtatatttggccttgtgttttaggttattgtcctgccaaAAGGTGaccatctcccagtgtctgctggaaagcagactgaaccaggttttcctccaggattttgccACTGCTTAGCTCTATTACATTTATCTTTATCATAaagaaaactccctagtccttgccaatgacaagcatacacataacatgatgcagccaccgctatgcttgaaaatatgaagagcggtactcagtgttgtgttgtatttgccccaaacaatgcattattgcaaacagaatgcatgttttggaatattgttattctgtacaggctcccttttttcactctgtcaattaggttaatattATGGAGTAACTTCAATGTTGTTGATTGTTGatgccattaaactctgtaactgttttaaagtcaacattggcctcatggtgaaatctgaCAGGTTTCCTTCTAATGATGTGCAGTTTGCAAACAATTTGTTATTTTTGAAAAactctttttactgactcgagAGTCATGATTTGTTTTCTGAGTGACTCGTTCATTTAAAAAGGCATAAATTGGCTCCTAGTTGTTCGTTTGACCTTCTAG of Salvelinus alpinus chromosome 4, SLU_Salpinus.1, whole genome shotgun sequence contains these proteins:
- the LOC139573161 gene encoding cytoplasmic dynein 1 light intermediate chain 1-like, with product MASTVRITSTANTLNSIENQTSDEDGQNLWSSILSEVSTRSRSKLPSGKNVLIMGETGAGKTTLIAKLQGVEEYMKGRGLEYLYFNVHDDDIDDHAMCNAWILDGDLYHKGLQKFAVCGENMADTMALLVVDMSRPWTVLDSLQKWASVLREHIDKLRVNPETLRDMEQRLVRQFQEYTEPGGDHSASPKRRNPVAGEAEEECVVLPLGENTLTHNLGVPVMVVCTKCDTFLSLEKEHDYREEHFDFIQSHIRHFCLQYGAALLYTSIKENKNLDLLYKYLVHRLYGFPFDMLAQVVDKDSLFIPSGWDNEKKVAILYENFQSLKREDKFEEVIVQPPVRKFVHEKELGAEDDQVFLLKLQTLLSKQPPAAVGRPVDTTNRAPTGSPRVSNRSATANVANVMPMQTGGQTSEGVLANFFNSLLSKKTGEGGGANNTPRTVRKSVSKVGLDGEPEASSPTSSSPPADMEES